A window of the Camelus dromedarius isolate mCamDro1 chromosome 5, mCamDro1.pat, whole genome shotgun sequence genome harbors these coding sequences:
- the PROX2 gene encoding prospero homeobox protein 2, with amino-acid sequence MDPNSSLHSPPSQACLHLAQPCIEDGRSPSPREQGRDSPFLWRQVPSSSIADPDWFWDEHIQAKRARVETIVRGMSVSPNPLVLPGNTPARDSLCCPEKSRERKRKQSLPVQQGPLKPGPAGDRGSRKGGPWVREQLHLLKQQLRHLQEHILQAAGPRATAQGPGGSETGRGPLGVKQRNGWGSRPWGVDSDQHQGSNRGLSAAEEHRVCEGKTQSEEARFLSSGAGALLEILKKELTGAISQAVDSVLQKVLLNPPGPLTQPGGGFQRLVPDGKSGPCPPEGGACKDPLPLAALPTRAQPRAGLPLGTLSLAKPLDPPNYPVSPRMIPKPYQGPPANCPLAVPPHSQEGQVLTQLLGHGPRGHWHGSLSQDSSPQSQPSSEVALRPWGAAKMRPLALRQQQCPWPFTSTCLERLPLIPSVKTEQDGLQAVTNALPFSSSHIQEGLNPGHLKKAKLMFFFTRYPSSNLLKVYFPDVQFNRCITSQMIKWFSNFREFFYIQMEKFARQAISDGVTNPKMLVVLRDSELFRTLNMHYNKGNDFEAPDCFLEIASLTLQEFFRAVSAGKDSDPSWKKPIYKVISKLDSDIPEIFKSSSYPQELFRN; translated from the exons ATGGATCCAAACTCCAGCTTGCATTCTCCTCCATCCCAGGCCTGCTTGCACCTGGCACAACCTTGTATAGAAGATGGAAGAAGCCCATCCCCCCGAGAGCAGGGCAGAGACTCCCCGTTCCTCTGGAGACAGGTCCCCAGTTCTAGCATTGCCGACCCTGACTGGTTTTGGGATGAACACATCCAGGCAAAGAGGGCCAGAGTAGAGACCATTGTCCGAGGCATGAGTGTCTCCCCTAACCCTCTGGTGTTGCCAGGCAACACCCCAGCCAGGGACAGCCTGTGCTGTCCAGAGAAGTCCCGGGAGCGGAAGAGGAAGCAGAGCCTTCCCGTGCAGCAAGGCCCCCTGAAGCCAGGCCCTGCTGGGGACCGGGGCAGCAGGAAGGGGGGCCCTTGGGTGAGAGAACAGCTTCACCTGCTGAAGCAACAGCTGAGACACCTGCAAGAGCACATCCTACAGGCTGCTGGGCCCAGGGCCACAGCTCAGGGCCCAGGAGGCTCTGAGACGGGAAGGGGCCCTCTGGGGGTAAAGCAGAGGAATGGCTGGGGGTCTAGGCCCTGGGGGGTGGACAGCGACCAACACCAGGGTTCCAACAGGGGCCTCTCGGCGGCAGAGGAACACAGAGTGTGTGAGGGCAAAACCCAGTCTGAAGAAGCCAGGTTCCTTTCTTCTGGAGCAGGGGCTTTGCTGGAGATTCTGAAGAAAGAACTGACTGGAGCAATATCGCAGGCTGTGGACTCAGTATTACAAAAGGTGCTATTGAATCCACCGGGCCCCCTGACGCAGCCAGGCGGAGGCTTCCAGAGGCTGGTGCCGGATGGCAAAAGtgggccctgccctcctgagGGAGGTGCCTGTAAAGACCCACTTCCTCTGGCTGCCTTGCCCACGAGGGCCCAGCCACGGGCAGGGCTTCCACTGGGAACCTTATCTCTGGCCAAACCTCTAGATCCTCCCAACTACCCTGTCTCTCCACGAATGATCCCCAAACCCTATCAGGGGCCCCCAGCAAACTGTCCTTTGGCTGTGCCTCCTCACAGTCAGGAAGGCCAGGTGCTCACCCAGCTACTGGGCCATGGACCCAGAGGCCACTGGCACGGCAGTCTCTCCCAGGACTCATCTCCCCAGAGTCAGCCTTCCTCAGAGGTGGCCCTGCGACCTTGGGGAGCTGCCAAAATGCGACCACTGGCTTTGAGGCAGCAGCAGTGCCCCTGGCCTTTCACGTCCACCTGTCTGGAAAGACTGCCCCTTATTCCCTCGGTGAAGACGGAGCAGGATGGCCTGCAGGCTGTCACGAATGcacttcctttctcttca TCGCACATCCAG GAGGGCCTCAATCCGGGTCACTTGAAGAAGGCCAAACTGATGTTTTTCTTCACACGCTATCCCAGCTCCAACCTCCTGAAGGTTTATTTCCCAGATGTTCAG TTCAACCGCTGCATTACCTCCCAGATGATCAAGTGGTTCAGCAACTTTCGTGAGTTTTTCTATATCCAAATGGAGAAATTTGCCCGGCAAGCAATTTCAGATGGTGTCACAAATCCCAAAATGCTGGTGGTTCTCCGCGACTCAGAACTTTTTCGAACTCTCAATATGCACTATAACAAGGGGAATGACTTTGAG GCCCCAGACTGCTTCTTGGAAATAGCAAGCTTGACATTACAGGAGTTCTTCAGGGCTGTCTCGGCAGGCAAAGACTCAGATCCTTCCTGGAAGAAACCCATTTATAAAGTTATTTCGAAACTGGACAGTGACATTCCAGAGATATTCAAATCTTCCAGCTATCCCCAGGAGCTGTTTCGGAATTAA